The Streptomyces bacillaris sequence CACTGGCCTGCCCGGTTGTACCGCCGCGCTCCCAGGAGGAGCGCCGGACGAGGGGGAAGCGCGGGATGCAGCTTTGCCGCGGCCCGCTCCGCAGGGCCGGGAGACCGGCCCTGGTTCCCGTGCCGTCGCAGGCTCATACGGTGGTCCTTCGAGGCCGGACGCCAACCCCACGGGGGTGCGGTGCCGTCCGGCGGATCAGGACACCGGCGTGCTGCGGCGCGGTGAGCGCTTCGGATCGGAGGGGCGTGATCCGGTGAAGCGGGTGATGACGGGGCCGGCCACGGCGAGCAGGAGGACATAGGCGGCCACCAGGGCGCCGAGCCGGTCGTGACCGGTGCCCACGAGGCCGATGATGACGATGGAGAACTCGCCCCGGGCGATGAGCGCGGTTCCTGCCCGCAGGCGTCCTCGGCGTCCCACCCCTTCGCGGCGTGCCGCGTACCAACCGGACGCCACCTTGGTCGCGGCGGTGACCACGGCCAGGAGCAGGGCGACCGGAAGCACCGGCAGCAGCGAGTTCGGTGGGATGGACAGGCCGATGGCGAGAAAGAACACGGCGGCGAACAGGTCTCGCAGCGGACTCAGTACCTTCCGTGCCCGGTCGGCCGCTTCGCCCGTGAGGGAGAGCCCGACCAGGAAGGCGCCGACCGCCGCCGAGACGTGGACGGCCTCCGCGAGGGCCGCGACGACCAGTGTCACGCCCAGGACGCGCAGCAGCAGCTGCTCCGCGTCGGGGTGCGACAGCAGTCGCCCCAGGTGATGCCCCCACCAGTAGGACATGGTGAGCGCGGCCACGACGGCGGCCAGGGCCAGCAGCACTCCCAGTAGGGCCTGCTGCCATGTTCCTCCGGCAGCCACCACGGCGAGCAGCGGGAGGTACGCGGCCATCGCGAAGTCCTCCAGCACCAGTACGGACAGCACTGCCGGGGTCTCCCGGTTGCTCATCCTCCGCAGGTCGCCCAGGAGCCGGGCGACGATGCCCGAGGAGGAGATGTAGGTCACCCCGGCGAGCGCCAGAATCCCTCCGGCGTCCAGCCCGAACAACCATCCCGCCACCGCACCGGGGGTCGCGTTCAGCACGAGATCGACCCATGCCGAGGGCAGGTGGCGGCGCAGACTGACCGTGAACTCCGGCACGGTGAACTCAAGCCCGAGTACCAGCAGCAGTAGAACGACGCCGATGCCCGCGCCGGTCTCCACGAAGGAACCGGCTGCCGGGACCGGGGCGACGCCTCCCTCGCCCAGGGCCAGTCCGGCCAGGAGATACAGCGGGATCGGGGACAGCGCGTAGCGTCGCGCCAGCGTACCGAGCAGACTCAGCGAGGCGAGGATGATGCCCAGCTCCAGCAGCAGGGCGACCGAGATGTGCATCTGCTCAGCCCCGGACGAGCTGTTCCACCGCGGCGATCCCCTCGCGGGTCCCGATCACCACCAGTACGTCTCCAGCACATAGGACCTTCTCCGGCCCGGGGGACGGGATGACGTCCTCACCACGGACGATCGCCACGATCGACGCACCTGTCCGTGTGCGTGCCCTGGATTCCCCCAGCGGGCGGCCGACGTACGGGGTGCCGGCGAGCACCTCGACCTGCCCGGCGCTGAGCCCGGGCACCTCTTTGGTCAGATCCGCGAACCGCTCGGCGATGCGCGGCGCGCCCAGGATCCCGGCGAGGACGTCGGCCTCCTCGCCGGTGAGCCGGAAGACGGCCCGCGCCTGATCCGGGTCCCCCTCTCCGTAAACCGCCAGTTCGAAGTCGCCGGAGCGCCTGGCGACCACACCGACCTTGTCGCCCTCCAGATTGACGAACTCGTAGAGCAGCCCCACACCCGGCAGTAGCACTTCGTTGACATCCACCTGCACTCATCCCGTCCGCCGTGAAATCGCTGTCGTGCGGCCCGGTGCCCCGACCGCCGTGCCCTGGGTATTCGGCATCCGGGGGCGGCGGCTCAAGCTCCGGCCTCGGCCTCGGAGGCCCGCGGGCCACTCTTCCTCGCGTTGGGCTTGGGCCGGCAGGACCCGAGCGGCCCCGTACGGAGGGCCGAACGGGCCTCCGTACGACAAGTGGCTCCGGCCGGGACGCTGACAGCCGCCGTGCCGGACGGGCGTGTCAGGCCGGTCGGCCCTGAAAGTGGCCCACACGCCCCATGGCGGGGGGAGCACGTGCGGGGTGGGCTGGGAGACGAGAGTCAGGCGGTCCGGAGGCAGGAGGCATGATGAGTGGTCCGGTGGTTGTGGGTGTGGACGGGTCGGAGTCGAGTTTCGCCGCGGTGGAGGCGGCGGCTCGGGAGGCGCGGGCGCGTGGGCTGGGGCTGCGGGTGGTGCACGCGCTGGTCTGGCCGGTGACGTACGTGCTTCCGCGCCCTTCGCCGGGAGGCACGTCGCCGTTGGGGCCGCCGCCGATGGACACGTCAGAGGCCGGGCTCCGGAAGATGGCCGGGGGTCTGGTGACCGAGGCGGTCGGGCGGGCGCGGGCGGTGGCGCCGGGTGTCCAGGTCAGCCACGCCGTGGTGCCCGGCGAGCCCCTGACCGTCCTGGAGGCGGAGTCCCGTGCGGCCGAGCTGGTCGTGGTGGGGTCCCGGGGGCTGGGCGGGTTCGTCGGGCTGCTGGCCGGGTCGACGGCGGTGCACCTGGTGGCGCACGGGCGGTGTCCGGTGCTGGTGGTTCGCGAGCAGCCACGCGCGGACGGCCCGGTCGTACTGGGCGTCGACGGTTCAGCGGCGGGCGGACCGGCGGTGGACCTCGCCTTCGCCACGGCGGAGCGGCGGAAGGCCCCCCTGGTGGCCCTGCACGCCTGGACGACGTGGAACGCGCCGCTGCCCGCTCCACAGGACGCTTCCGCTCCGTACGCCGGCCCACCGGGTGCTCTCGCCGAGGAGGAGACGCTGCTGTCCGAGGCCCTCGCGGGCTACCGGGCACGGTACCCGGACGTGGTGGTGGAGCGCCGGGTGGTGCACGGCCGAACACGCGAGGCGCTGATCGGCGCGAGCCGCTCCGCACAGCTGGTGGTGGTCGGCGCCCGAGGGCGGGGCGGGTTCGCCGGACTGCTGCTCGGCTCGGTCAGCCAGGCCGTGCTGCACCACGCCCACTGCCCGGTCGCAGTGGTGCGGGCGCCGGGCGCGCGGCACTGACCACGCCCCGGCGCGGGGCCGGCCGGTGCGTTCCGGGGTGCGGACGCGGACTGCCGAACAGACGGCGACGGCGCCGCAGGGCATGTGCGCGCGCAGAGCGGGCGCCCTGCTCGGTCGCGACGGCGGCCCGTTGGTCCCTGGGCGCAACGGATGGGCTGCGACCAGGATGGGGATCACGGGGCCGCGCATCGGCGGCGTCCCGGGACGGGAGACTGCAATGACTGATCCGGTGATCGTAGGGGTGGATGGTTCCGCTTCCAGCCTTGAGGCGGTCGACGTGGCGGCTCGTGAGGCGCGCCTGCGCGATGCCCCGCTGCGGATCGTGCACGCATTCGGCCATGTACCCGGACACCGACCGGCCGGCGGGCCGCCGCGGAGCCCGGCCGACCACGGCCTGGAGCCGATGGTCCGGGGAGCGCTGGCCGATGCCGAGGAACGGGCCCACGCGGCGGCACCGGGCGTGGCCGTGACCCGGTCGGTGGTGGCGGGGGAGGCGTTGGAGGTGATGGAGATCGAATCGCGCTCGGCGTCCTTGGCCGTCGTCGGCAGCCGGGGCCTGAGCGGGTTCTCGGGGTTGCTGCTGGGCTCGACGGCGGTGCATCTGGCCGCGCACGGCCGTTGCCCGCTGATGGTGGTGCGAGGCCGCACCGACCCGTCCGGAGCGGTGCTGCTGGCCGTCGACGGATCCGATGCCGGTGGGGCGGCTGTGGAGTTCGCGTTCGCCGAGGCCGCTCTGCGCGGGGCGCCGCTGGTGGCCCTGCACGTCTGGAACACCTGGAGCGAGCGCGCCTACGAAGGCCCCGGAGACCCCCTCAACGCCATGGTGGTCGACATCGAACGACTCCGAGAGGCCGAGCAACGCCTGTTGGACGAGACGGTCGCGCCCTGGCAGAAGGTCTTTCCCGATGTCACGGTGGAGCGGCGGCTGGAGCGTGCCCGGATCCGCCCGGCCCTGCTCGACGCCAGCCGCGACGCACAGCTGGTGGTGGTCGGCGCCCGGGGACGCGGTGGTTTCACCGGCCTGCTGCTCGGCTCCGTCAGCCAGGCTCTGCTGCACCACGCACACTGCCCCGTCACCGTGGTCCGCGGCCAGGAATGACCGTGCCTCGGCAGCCCACGACCGGGAGCAGCGCTCTGCCGGTACCGGGGGCCCGCAGCCGGACGCCCACCGACGCGACGCCGCCGACGTGACCGGCTCGCTCGCAGTGGTTCCGGCACGTTGCCTGACCACTGCGGACGCCGAACGACGGGCCGACGCCTGGGGCGCGCAGTGGTTCCGGCACGGGGCCTGACCACCGCGGACGCCGGACGACGGGCCGACGCCCGGGGTGCCAACGAACCGGCCGAACCGGTCCGCCGGCCGCAGTGGTTGCGCCTGCTGGACCAGTTCCGCAGCTGGCTGATCGGTATCCCTGGCGAGCGGTGCGAGAACGGTCGGGTCGTTCGGAGGCGCGGAGTACGAGGCACCATCGAACCGCCGACTCTGGAGGCTGAAGAAGTGACAGGGAGAATCGGCACGGTCACGGTGGTCCTGGGGCCCTTGCCCTTCTCAATCCCACCGGGATCGGCCAGGCGGTGCGTGCGCTTGCCCACTCGTGCGTGCACGACTTCCTCGGGTGGGCCGCAGTCGTGTCGGCGGCTCTCCTGACAGCTCAGGTCGGTCGACCGTGACGCCCGTCTGACGCTCCGGGCGCCCACGCGGTGCACGAGCAGTCCAAGAATGCCATCTGACCTGCTGTTTCTTACGGTGGGCGCAAGCTGGCGTCTTCGAAGAACGAGGCGCCGGGAAGGGCGGTCACAGTCTCCTTGTCGGCGTTGATCAGGCCGGGGTCGACCCCGCTATCTCGTGCGGAGCCGCATGGCGTGGAGTGTGGGGCGGGCGTAACGTGAACCGGGGGCGAGGTACTGCATGTGGGGGTTTGCATGCATCATTCCGACTTGCCGGGAGGTAGCGGCATGGTACGGAGTATCCGCAACACCATAGGAATCATCTTGGCAGTCGTCGGCGCTGCCGCGGCCCTCTGGGCGCCATTTCGCAGTTGGTACAACGGTCGGGTCGGACACGACTTCCGAGTCTGGGAACTCTTCACCGGAGCGGGCGTGACGGACTCGGGCGCGGGACTGTTCGCATCCATGTTCCTGCCCCTCCTGGTCGGCGCGGTCCTCACGGTTCTCGGAGTGGTGTTCCGATCGCGACTGCTGGTCCTCACCGCCGGAATCATCACCCTCGGGTTCGCCATCCTTTGGATGGTGCGACAAGGGCAGGCTGAAGGCAGTCTTACGGTCACGGGCGACAGCGACGGGCTCGGTAGCGGAGTGGGGCTCGCCCTGCTCGGTGGTCTCCTCATGCTGACCGGCGCGGCCGTGATGGGTGGCCGTGAGCGCAGGGCCGTGCGCAAGGCGCGCGACGGGCAGGACCAGCAGGAGCGGAACGTGTTGGACCACGAGGACCGGGACAGTCGCGGCGCCGAGGCCGAGCGCCCGTACGACATGGCCGCCCGGGACCAGGAGACACGGGACGTGGCCGGTGCCGGTTCCGCCCGCCGTACCCCATCGGGAGAGGGCGGTCCACCGCAGCGCATGGTCCGGCGGCCGGAGCAACAGGCGTCGGCACCGCGCGGTCTGCCGGTTCCGGCCAGGGACTCGGACAGCGGTGATCGAGGGCGCGAGGGTTCCGACCGTACGCAGTACGAGCAGAACGATGCGGCCGGTGGTTCCCACGACTCGAAGAAGGGCCGCTCGGGAGGGTCGGACGGGTCGCAGTGGTGACAGGCTCAGGAGGCGTCCAAGAGAGCTGGCGAATCCAGCTCGGCCACCGCCGCCCCCTGGTCGGCACGGCAGTTATGTGAGACGGTGAAAGAAGCATCCGGACCATGGGCAGCAGTTTCTCCTGCTGTCCACGGTTGGTTGAACAGACATCAGCGCGTGCGAGCTCTCGAATTCTCGCATGCAGCCGCGCCAGCACCCCAGCCCCCGGTGCGCGCCGCTCGATCATTTTTGGGGGCCACGCCCGTGCGACCGTCTACGAACTCCAGGGAAGACCACGAGCGGGACGCTGTGGTCTCCCGAGAGCCGCAAGGCGCAAAGCAGGAATTACTCCATCTTCGCCGCGAGGTGGACGGGCTGAGACGAGCACTCCAGACCCGCCCCATGATCGACGTGGCGCTCGGCATGGTGATGGCGACCGAGGGATGCTCGTTGGACGAGGCCTGGCTGATCATGGTGAATTCCTCCCAGCGAACCAACACCAAGCTCCACACGCTCGCACTGCGCCTCACGGAAAGTTCCGCGAGCCCGATATCGCCCGGGTTTTCGCACAGCGCGCCGCCTGCCTGGTCCCGCAGTGACGAGGCAGGCGGCGCGAACGCGGCGGCGCCGGATGGCGTCAACCCAGTGGCGACATGACTCCGGTGCATTCACCAAGCCCGTACTGAATGGGGGCGGAGCAGGAGAAGGCTGCTCGAGTAGCCACCGAATCGCGCACGGCGGATCGCGTCCGCTATGAGAGCGGACGAACCGAAGAGAATTCCCCACCCGGAGCGAGCCAACACGCTCCACAAACCACCGTTCGACCGACACTGGTCACGTTCTTGGCTCTTCCCTCGAACCGCGGTGGACCGCCCAACTGAGCTGTACTGAGATTTGTGGAGTCCCTGATGCCAGGGTTACGGTCCTGGCGAAGGAGATCCACCAGCACCATGGCAGCACCCCGTAAATATCCGGACGAACTGCGCGAGCGCGCGATTCGCGAGGTCCGCACCACCGGCCGCCCGATCGCGCACGTCGCGAAGGACCTGGGCATCCACAAGGAGGCCTTGCGCGGCTGGGTCCGCCAGGCCGAGGCCGACCGCGGCGAGCGGGACGACCGGCTCACCACCGCAGAGCTCGACGAGCTCAAGCAACTCCGTAAAGAAGTAGCGGAGCTGCGGCGGGCGAACGAGATCCTGAAAGCCGCCTCGGTGTTTTTTGCCCAGGAGATCGACCGTCCCCGGACGAGGCCGAGCAGGTGATCGACCACCTGCGTGGACACGGCCTCGGGGTCGATCCCGTCTGCCGGGTGCTGGACCTGTCTCCGTCGACGTACTTCGCCCGCAAGAAGCGGCCGAAGTCGGCCCGTCGGCTCCGCGACGAGCAGCTCATGCCTCTGATCGAGGAGGTCCACGCGGACTCGGGCGGCACCTATGGCGCCCGCCGGATCACGCGGGCCCTGGGCCGCCGGGGCGTCGAGGTGGCCCGCTGCACGGTCGAGCGGCTGATGGCCGAGCTGGGCCTGGAGGGCGTCATCCGTGGCCGGCGCCGCCGCACCACGGTCCCGGAGCCGTCGGCGCCGCGTCCGCCGGACCTGGTCGACCGCGACTTCACCGCCTCGCGGCCCGATCAGCTGTGGGTCGCGGACATGACCTATGTCCGCACCTGGTCGGGATGGATGTATGTGGCATTCGTCCTGGACGTGTACTCGCGGATGATCGTCGGCTGGCAGGTCGCGAACCACATGCGGACCGAACTCCCTCTGGACGCCCTGGAGATGGCGCTCTGGCGGCGTCGGATCAAGAAGGACTCCGGACTGATCCACCACAGCGATCGCGGGTCGCAATACGTGTCAATTCGGTATACCGACCGGCTCGCGGACATCGGCGCCTCCGCCTCCGTCGGGTCGGTCGCGGACTCGTATGACAACGCGATGGCCGAGGCGCTGAACGGGACCTTCAAGGCCGAGCTGATCGAGATGCAGGGTCCTTGGAAGGACGTCGAGCAGGTCGAGCGGGCGATCTTCCAGTGGGTCACCTGGTACAACGAGGAACGTCTGCACTCCGCGCTCGACTACGTGCCGCCGGCCGAGCACGAGGAAGCCTTCTGGCGCAGCCAGGAGCAAACCCCGCAGTCCGCCTGAACCAATCAAGATCGGACTCTACGAAACTCGGGGCAGCTCACTGCCCCGCCTGATCGGCCGCTTGCAGGCCTATCTGTTCTTCCCCCTCCTCACTCTGGAGGCGTTCAACCTGCACGTGGCGGGTGTCCGGGCGCTGGCAGACCGCTCGCTCAAGCACCGGCCACTGGAGGGAGCGCTGCTCATCGGCCACTTCGCGGTCTACCTGACCGCACTGTTCCTGGTGCTGCCGCCCGGCATGGCGATCGCCTTCCTCGCCGTTCAGCAGTGCCTCTTCGGTGTGTATCTCGGCTCGGTCTTCGCCCCCAACCACAAGGGCATGCCGATCCTGACAGGAAAGGACCGCCCGGACTTCCTGCGCCGCCAGGTCCTCACCTCACGTAACGTCCGGGGCAACTGGTTCACCGACATCGCGCTGGGGGGACTGAACTACCAGATCGAACACCACCTCTTCCCGAGCATGCCCAGCCCTAACCTGCGCAGGGCACAGATCATCGTGCGGCACTACTGTGACGAGCTGAGCGTTTCCTATCTGGAGACGGGCTTGATCACCTCGTACCGGCAGGCGCTCCGCAGCCTCCACGAGGCGGGCGCCCCACTGCGCCGCACCCCGGCCGCCGCTTCCTGAGCGCCGCTCCTCCGTACCCTCCGGGCGGGACGGGGAGCAGCGCCCAGGCAGGTGACGTCCACGTAACAGCCACAGCGTGACCCGGCATCTCCCGGTCATCGGCCTACGGGGGTAGCCCTCCGCTGCGACAGGGCCTAGCCTGAGCACCGCGCCCCTGCCCCCGGCCGTTTCTGACCTTACGGCCGAAAACAGGTGGAGATCATGGCGCACCACAGTCCCGTCCAGTCGCCCCGCAGCAGTCCTCCCAGCGGTGTGCCGGAGGTCCGGCGGGTGCGAGCGCGAGAGGCGCTGGTCGACTACGACTGCCACGGTGACGCCCTCTTCTCCCTGGCTCTCCTTCTGTGCCGGGACGTCGACCTGGCCGCCGACGCAGTCGTCGCCACACTGACCCTGGTGGACGGGACGCCGTCCGAGCCTTGTCCGAACGGGGCGCGGCGTCAGCACCTCGCGGCGGATCTGTGGAACCGGTGCGCGCGTGTTCCCGACGGGCGGCTACCGGAACCTGCTCCGTACCTCCGGTCGCACCGGAACCGACCGTCCCGCGAACAGGACCAGCCCGAGCAGTACTTGGCTGTGCTTGGGCTGGTCCTGTTCGGCGCTCACACCTATGGGCAGGCTGCCGCGCTGATCGGTCTGCCGGCCTCTTCGGCCGCTGTGCGGTCGCGAGCCCTCCTGCACCACGCCGCGAGCGTAGCCAGCCACCGCTGGACGTAAGAGGCACGGGCCCCGATACCGGGTTGCCCACCGTGGTCTTGGGGGCCGCAGAGGGCAGCCGGAGTCGGCAGCGCCGTGGCCACGAAAGGCCTCCTCACCACGGCGCTGCCTTGCATAACCCGACCGGGCGTTCACCCCGGGGCCGTTCCACCAGGCTAGCCCCGACCAACAGGCTCGAAGCGAGGATGGCTGATGCAGACTCCACCACTCCTCCACGTCGACCGGCGCCAGGAGGAAACGCGCACCGTCATCGTTCTGGCCGGGGCGATGGACAGGGACTCCGTCCCCGTGTTCACCGCGGCGATGGCTGAGGTCTCGCGTGCCGGGGCCGCGGCCGTTCACGTGGATCTGAGCGCCGTCGCGTTCTGCGACTGCGGTGGACTCACCGCTCTCCTCACGGCAGCTCAGGACAGTCGGACGGAGGGGCGGAAGTTTCAGGCGCATGCTCCGTCCCCGGCAGTCCTTCGCCTGTTCACCCTGACCGGCACCGTCGGCATTCTTCTCGGGCCGGGGTTCCGCACCTCCGGTCCGGACGAGACCGCCGCGAGGCGCTTCGAAGATCGATCCCCTGCCCCGCCGGTATGATGGGGAGTCCGAAAGGTGGCCGCCTGTGCTCAGCCCCGAGATGACCCGGATCCTTCGGGCCCTCCACATGGACGTCGGGCCGGGGCTGGACGTCGGCTGTGTAGCGGTTCTCGGCATGGACCACCTCGTGGTGTCCTTGGTGGTCGAAGGGCACATCACGGAACAGTTGTGGTCCTCCGACTCCGTGGGTGCCTCGTTCGAGGACCTCCAGTTCACCTTGGGCCAGGGCCCCGGCCCGGATGCCCTTCGCACCAGCCAGACGGCGGCGGAACACGATGTGACAGCGTTGGGAGCGGCACGATGGCCCACCCTCGTTCCGGCGATGGCCCATCTGCCGATCGGGGCCATCTTCTGCCTCCCGCTGGCCCTCGGCGGCATCTCCGTCGGCGTCCTCACCGCACTCCGCGCGTCCCCCGGGCCCATGAGCGGCCAGGAGATGGATGACGCCCTCGGTCTCGCAGCAGCCCTCACCCTCCAGTTCCTCGGCGGGGCAGGAACGCGAGGCGAGACCTGGTTCGACGCGCAGCCGGACGGAGAGCTGCACCGTGCTGTCGTCCACCAGGCCACCGGCATGCTCAGTGTCCAGCTCGACCTTCCGCTGGGCGAGGCCCTGCTCCGCCTGCGCGCGTACACCTACAGCCACGACCGTTCCATCATCGAAGCCGCCGAAGACGTCGTCTCCCGGCGGCTCCGACTCGACGACGACCGTCCGGAACCCGAATCATCCAAGGAGACGAGGGGATGACATCCATGTCCCGCGAGCAACAGGTGTCAACAGTATTCGTGCAGGTCGCGGACTCCCTCATCGATGACTTCGACCTCATCGAATTCCTTGAGGGGCTGTGCGCCCACTGCGTCAGTCTGCTCGACGTCTCCGCGGTCGGCATTCTCCTCGCCAACGAAAAGGGGCTCCTGCATACGATCGCCGCGTCGGACCAGAACACGCACCTGCTGGAACTCTTCGCCATACAGCACGACGAAGGCCCCTGCCTCGACTGCTACCGCGCCGGCGACGCACGCATCAACATCGACCTGCACGATCCCGTGGCCAACGAGACCTGGCCCGCGTTCGCAGACCAGGCCCGGCGCAGCGGCTTCCAGACGAGCCACGTCTTTCCTCTTCGCTTGCGTGACCGCGCCGTGGGGGCGATGAACCTCTTCCACACCGGCCGGCAGTCGCTGACCCCCCCAGGACGCTTCACTCGCCCAGGCGCTCGCGGACGTCGCGACGATCGCCATTCTCCAACAGCGCGACCTCGGACAGGAGCAGTTGGAGAAGACACAACTGCAACGTGCCCTGTCCAGTCGCATCGTCATCGAACAGGCCAAGGGGATCCTCGCCGAACGCTGGAACGCCACTCCCGACGCGGCGTACGACGCTCTGCGCACCTATGCCCGAGCACGCCGACTACGCATCTCCGACTGCGCCCGCCACATCATCGACCAGACCCTCGACACCGACGAGATCCCGCACGTCTAGCATCCTGCGGACGTGCACCGTGCCTTGCGCCGGATCCTGATCGCCGCCGTCCAGTGTGTCATCTTCGCCGTGGACAAGGCCATGGTCGAGCGCACCGACGCACAGCCACCCGACGCCTGACGGGGACCTGCCGGGCTGACGGGCCACGGGGCGGCCCCGGGCAACCGCCAGCCGCCTCGGGCCTGTTCACGATGCCCTCCTCGACGGGGTCGGCCCGGGGGGAACTTCGGCGGTGCGGTAACCGCTATGACCGCGAAGGTGTTTGGGCCCGCCGATCGGGGACAGACGCTGGTTCGGCGTGCTTAGGCAGACAGGCACACACTCACGGGAGCGGCTTCTCCGGCCATCCTGAGGTGTCCTAGTCATGGCCCTCCCGTGCTGTACACGATAAGCAGCCATCGGGAGATGCGAATGCGTAGCACATCGCAACACCCTCGGATTTCCGCCGACGCACCGGAGAATGGACCGCGGGCGCTGTCAGGCACGACAGACGCACAACTGCGTGCGCGCGGGGTCTTCATGTCAGAGTCGACGGCCGGGGATCCGACCATGCCGATATCCGCGGAGGCTCCGGCCGCGATCGCCGTCATCGCCCCGGCGACGCTTCCGCGGATCGAGGAACCCGGGAAGATCGCCCCGAAGGACGCACGGGGGCTGGGGTCCCTGTTCTTCGAGCAGTTGCAGGTGCTCGAAGAGGGCACACCGGAGCACCAGTACGCCCGGAACACGCTGATCGAGATCAATCTGTCCCTGGTGCATTTCTCGGCTAGGAGATTTCGCAACCGTGGCAGCGGCGAGATGGAGGACATCGTCCAGGTCGGCACGATCGGGCTGATCAAGGCGATCGACCGATTCGAGCTCAGCCGTGAAGTGAAGTTCACCTCCTTCGCCATCCCCTACGTCGTCGGGGAGATCAAGAGGTTCTTCCGCGACTCCACCTGGGCCGTCCACGTGCCGCGCCGTCTGCAGGAGCTTCGCGTCACCCTGGCCAAGACCCGTGAAGAACTCGCCGGCCGACTCGATCGCGACCCCAGCGTCGCCGAACTCGCCCAGTACCTGGACCTCACCGCGGAAGAGGTCATAGAGGGCCTCATCGCCTCCAACGGCTACACCGCCGGCTCCCTGGACCTGCCCATCGGCGCCGAACACAACGGATCCGAGACCGTCACCTACGGAGATGTGAAGGGCGACGTCGATCCGGCCATGGAACTGGTCGAGAACCTCCACGCGCTGGCGCCGCTGCTGGAGGATCTCGACGACCGGGACCGCGAGATCGTAGCCATGCGCTTCGGCCAGGAGATGACCCAGGCCCAGATCGGTGAGTATCTCGGCATCTCCCAGATGCAGGTCTCCCGACTCCTGACCCGCCTGCTGGCCAAGCTCCGCCGGGGCATGCTCAGCCAGAACTGAGCATGGTCAGCCCTCACCGGTACGAAAGTGACTGCCCGCGACGCCCGACGTCGTCGCGGGCAGCCACCGGGCTCATGGCGGGCGGGAAACCCGGGCGGGCAGCGGGACATGCCCTGCAGGTGGATCTTCGAGCCGTACTTCCCCCGGTCGACAGGATTCGGACCTGTCAGGTCCCCCTTTTCAGGGCCCGCATGTTCACCGAGTCGATCGCGCACCGCGACCAGTCCAGCTCGCCGCGGGCACCCAGTTCGTGAAGGACCAGGCGGTGGAGCTTGGCCCACACCCGTGCCTCCGGCAGCACCCGCTGGAACAACTCCCGCAACTCGTCCGGCACCAACCGCTCAACGATCCCCAC is a genomic window containing:
- a CDS encoding cation:proton antiporter — protein: MHISVALLLELGIILASLSLLGTLARRYALSPIPLYLLAGLALGEGGVAPVPAAGSFVETGAGIGVVLLLLVLGLEFTVPEFTVSLRRHLPSAWVDLVLNATPGAVAGWLFGLDAGGILALAGVTYISSSGIVARLLGDLRRMSNRETPAVLSVLVLEDFAMAAYLPLLAVVAAGGTWQQALLGVLLALAAVVAALTMSYWWGHHLGRLLSHPDAEQLLLRVLGVTLVVAALAEAVHVSAAVGAFLVGLSLTGEAADRARKVLSPLRDLFAAVFFLAIGLSIPPNSLLPVLPVALLLAVVTAATKVASGWYAARREGVGRRGRLRAGTALIARGEFSIVIIGLVGTGHDRLGALVAAYVLLLAVAGPVITRFTGSRPSDPKRSPRRSTPVS
- a CDS encoding cation:proton antiporter regulatory subunit, with product MDVNEVLLPGVGLLYEFVNLEGDKVGVVARRSGDFELAVYGEGDPDQARAVFRLTGEEADVLAGILGAPRIAERFADLTKEVPGLSAGQVEVLAGTPYVGRPLGESRARTRTGASIVAIVRGEDVIPSPGPEKVLCAGDVLVVIGTREGIAAVEQLVRG
- a CDS encoding universal stress protein; translation: MSGPVVVGVDGSESSFAAVEAAAREARARGLGLRVVHALVWPVTYVLPRPSPGGTSPLGPPPMDTSEAGLRKMAGGLVTEAVGRARAVAPGVQVSHAVVPGEPLTVLEAESRAAELVVVGSRGLGGFVGLLAGSTAVHLVAHGRCPVLVVREQPRADGPVVLGVDGSAAGGPAVDLAFATAERRKAPLVALHAWTTWNAPLPAPQDASAPYAGPPGALAEEETLLSEALAGYRARYPDVVVERRVVHGRTREALIGASRSAQLVVVGARGRGGFAGLLLGSVSQAVLHHAHCPVAVVRAPGARH
- a CDS encoding universal stress protein, coding for MTDPVIVGVDGSASSLEAVDVAAREARLRDAPLRIVHAFGHVPGHRPAGGPPRSPADHGLEPMVRGALADAEERAHAAAPGVAVTRSVVAGEALEVMEIESRSASLAVVGSRGLSGFSGLLLGSTAVHLAAHGRCPLMVVRGRTDPSGAVLLAVDGSDAGGAAVEFAFAEAALRGAPLVALHVWNTWSERAYEGPGDPLNAMVVDIERLREAEQRLLDETVAPWQKVFPDVTVERRLERARIRPALLDASRDAQLVVVGARGRGGFTGLLLGSVSQALLHHAHCPVTVVRGQE
- a CDS encoding cation-transporting P-type ATPase — protein: MVPARGLTTADAGRRADARGANEPAEPVRRPQWLRLLDQFRSWLIGIPGERCENGRVVRRRGVRGTIEPPTLEAEEVTGRIGTVTVVLGPLPFSIPPGSARRCVRLPTRACTTSSGGPQSCRRLS
- a CDS encoding ANTAR domain-containing protein yields the protein MDGLRRALQTRPMIDVALGMVMATEGCSLDEAWLIMVNSSQRTNTKLHTLALRLTESSASPISPGFSHSAPPAWSRSDEAGGANAAAPDGVNPVAT
- a CDS encoding IS3 family transposase (programmed frameshift), with translation MAAPRKYPDELRERAIREVRTTGRPIAHVAKDLGIHKEALRGWVRQAEADRGERDDRLTTAELDELKQLRKEVAELRRANEILKAASVFFCPGDRPSPDEAEQVIDHLRGHGLGVDPVCRVLDLSPSTYFARKKRPKSARRLRDEQLMPLIEEVHADSGGTYGARRITRALGRRGVEVARCTVERLMAELGLEGVIRGRRRRTTVPEPSAPRPPDLVDRDFTASRPDQLWVADMTYVRTWSGWMYVAFVLDVYSRMIVGWQVANHMRTELPLDALEMALWRRRIKKDSGLIHHSDRGSQYVSIRYTDRLADIGASASVGSVADSYDNAMAEALNGTFKAELIEMQGPWKDVEQVERAIFQWVTWYNEERLHSALDYVPPAEHEEAFWRSQEQTPQSA
- a CDS encoding STAS domain-containing protein; the encoded protein is MQTPPLLHVDRRQEETRTVIVLAGAMDRDSVPVFTAAMAEVSRAGAAAVHVDLSAVAFCDCGGLTALLTAAQDSRTEGRKFQAHAPSPAVLRLFTLTGTVGILLGPGFRTSGPDETAARRFEDRSPAPPV
- a CDS encoding ANTAR domain-containing protein codes for the protein MLSPEMTRILRALHMDVGPGLDVGCVAVLGMDHLVVSLVVEGHITEQLWSSDSVGASFEDLQFTLGQGPGPDALRTSQTAAEHDVTALGAARWPTLVPAMAHLPIGAIFCLPLALGGISVGVLTALRASPGPMSGQEMDDALGLAAALTLQFLGGAGTRGETWFDAQPDGELHRAVVHQATGMLSVQLDLPLGEALLRLRAYTYSHDRSIIEAAEDVVSRRLRLDDDRPEPESSKETRG
- a CDS encoding ANTAR domain-containing protein, giving the protein MEKTQLQRALSSRIVIEQAKGILAERWNATPDAAYDALRTYARARRLRISDCARHIIDQTLDTDEIPHV